In a single window of the Caloenas nicobarica isolate bCalNic1 chromosome 8, bCalNic1.hap1, whole genome shotgun sequence genome:
- the P2RY1 gene encoding P2Y purinoceptor 1 has protein sequence MTEVLFSAALNGTEPNLLSSSGWSAGNTTTKCSLTKTGFQFYYLPTVYILVFITGFLGNSVAIWMFVFHMRPWSGISVYMFNLALADFLYVLTLPALIFYYFNKTDWIFGDIMCKLQRFIFHVNLYGSILFLTCISVHRYTGVVHPLKSLGRLKKKNAVYISTLVWVIVVAVISPILFYSGTGIRRNKTITCYDTTADDYLRSYFIYSMCTTVLMFCIPFILILGCYGLIVKALIYKDLDNSPLRRKSIYLVIIVLTVFAVSYLPFHVMKTLNLRARVDFQTPQMCAFNDKVYATYQVTRGLASLNSCVDPILYFLAGDTFRRRLSRATRKSSRRSEHNVQSKSEEMTLNILAEYKQNGDTSL, from the coding sequence ATGACCGAAGttctcttctctgctgctttgaatGGAACTGAACCCAACCTGTTATCCAGCAGCGGTTGGTCTGCAGGAAACACCACCACCAAGTGTTCCCTGACCAAAACTGGCTTCCAGTTCTATTACCTGCCCACCGTCTACATTCTAGTCTTCATCACTGGGTTTCTGGGCAATAGCGTGGCCATCTGGATGTTTGTCTTCCATATGAGGCCTTGGAGCGGCATCTCGGTTTACATGTTCAACTTGGCGCTGGCTGATTTCCTGTATGTCTTGACTCTGCCTGCCCTCATCTTTTATTACTTCAATAAAACAGACTGGATCTTCGGAGATATCATGTGCAAGCTGCAGAGGTTCATCTTCCACGTGAATCTGTACGGCAGTATATTGTTTCTCACTTGCATAAGCGTGCACAGGTACACGGGAGTGGTGCACCCCCTGAAGTCGCTGGGGAGGCTGAAGAAGAAGAACGCGGTGTACATCAGCACGCTGGTCTGGGTCATCGTGGTGGCCGTGATCTCTCCAATACTCTTCTACTCGGGAACGGGGataaggagaaataaaaccataacGTGCTACGACACAACAGCCGATGATTACCTGAGAAGTTACTTCATTTACAGCATGTGCACCACAGTGCTTATGTTCTGCATCCCGTTCATACTGATTCTTGGTTGCTATGGGCTAATTGTGAAAGCTTTGATTTACAAAGATTTGGACAATTCTCCTCTCAGGAGAAAGTCCATTTACCTGGTTATTATTGTGTTGACGGTCTTTGCTGTGtcttaccttcccttccatgTGATGAAGACCTTAAATCTAAGAGCCAGGGTGGATTTTCAGACTCCACAAATGTGTGCCTTCAACGACAAGGTTTACGCCACGTACCAGGTGACGCGGGGTCTGGCCAGCCTCAACAGCTGCGTCGACCCCATCCTTTACTTCCTGGCGGGTGACACCTTTCGAAGGCGGCTTTCCAGGGCCACCAGGAAATCGTCCAGAAGAAGCGAACACAACGTGCAGTCCAAAAGCGAGGAAATGACTCTTAATATTTTAGCTGAGTATAAACAGAATGGAGATACGAGTTTGTGA